The following proteins are encoded in a genomic region of Cryptomeria japonica chromosome 11, Sugi_1.0, whole genome shotgun sequence:
- the LOC131041387 gene encoding protein trichome birefringence-like 43 codes for MMTAIPTLLLCFLSLNHVSAQATQKQIRDFEVHKRQDCDTQTNCNLFSGKWVHDPSYPLYEPSECPYVSKEFDCKANGRPDSGYQEWRWQPNGCDVPRFSARRLLEKLKGKKVAFVGDSITQNQFQSLVCLVYKEFPTTFVPTSHLNNKFISTEYDFSIEFFWSPFLVDLEITNEMKVILHVDEIQNNSVHWTADILVFESSKWWPEVLGRQRWDIAMEGQKNYTDMKPLVAYKKALTTWSQWVSSNVNPQTLVFFRSNSYSHYNRKRRCASEKKPIQDPSYNPHPTVYSAILQQVLSTTKFPVKFLNTSLNSALRKDGHPSMYTNLNNIGPEHQDCTHWCLPGIPDSWNQLLYATLLGA; via the exons ATGATGACTGCAATTCCTACTCTCCTGCTCTGTTTCTTATCACTCAATCATGTTTCTGCCCAAGCTACACAGAAACAAATCAGGGATTTTGAAGTTCATAAAAGACAAGATTGTGACACACAAACAAATTGCAATTTGTTCTCTGGGAAATGGGTCCATGATCCCTCCTATCCTCTCTATGAGCCTTCAGAATGTCCTTACGTTTCGAAAGAATTCGATTGCAAAGCAAATGGTAGACCAGATTCTGGTTATCAGGAGTGGAGATGGCAGCCAAATGGCTGTGATGTTCCAAG GTTCAGTGCCAGGCGCTTGCTGGAGAAACTGAAAGGGAAGAAAGTAGCTTTTGTTGGTGACTCCATAACCCAAAACCAGTTTCAGTCTCTGGTCTGCCTTGTCTATAAAGAGTTTCCAACTACATTCGTTCCCACCAGTCACTtgaataataaattcatttctact GAATATGATTTTTCCATCGAATTTTTCTGGTCTCCATTTTTGGTTGATCTTGAGATCACTAATGAGATGAAAGTAATTCTTCATGTGGATGAGATCCAAAACAACTCAGTTCATTGGACAGCTGATATCCTCGTCTTTGAGTCATCTAAATGGTGGCCAGAAGTTTTGGGCAGACAAAG ATGGGACATAGCTATGGAAGGCCAAAAAAATTATACCGACATGAAGCCACTGGTAGCTTACAAGAAGGCACTGACTACATGGTCACAATGGGTATCTTCAAATGTGAATCCCCAAACCCTGGTCTTCTTTCGCAGCAACTCATACAGCCATTATAACAGGAAGAGAAG ATGCGCGAGTGAGAAGAAGCCCATTCAAGATCCCTCATACAACCCTCATCCAACTGTTTACTCCGCCATACTCCAGCAAGTTCTGAGCACCACTAAATTTCCAGTAAAATTCTTGAATACCTCCCTTAACTCAGCACTTCGCAAAGATGGGCATCCATCAATGTACACAAATCTCAACAATATTGGACCTGAGCACCAAGATTGTACCCACTGGTGTTTGCCAGGCATTCCTGATAGCTGGAACCAGCTACTTTATGCGACCTTATTGGGGGCCTAA